A window of Apium graveolens cultivar Ventura chromosome 8, ASM990537v1, whole genome shotgun sequence contains these coding sequences:
- the LOC141680456 gene encoding uncharacterized protein LOC141680456, which yields MNPKDIPNTAFITHRVVYAYVMLPFGLTSAGSTYQRAMNKIFKSQIGRNLECYVDDTISKSTTIPGHMEDLKECVENLRKNQLKLNLEKCTFGVGSGTTNKKEVNWSPECQKAFEEIKSYLSQPPVLTKAQPGEPLHLYLSAGAQAVGAALIRYENGKQQPVYYVSQVLKDAETRYPRLEKFAFALVKTSRKLRHYFQGREIKVMTNQPLKKIIHKPDVSGRLVNWAVELSQFNLSFIPRTTIKAQALADFIIECNFPEEEPEPMDMDQESEKDTSPGAWTLKVDGSSTSERSGAGLILKSPEGFTIQTAICVGFPTTNNQAEYEALIVGLKLSRTLRVQDLKIYSDSQIVVKQTNGEYIAKYTILAKYQTLVQSYLASIPKHQVLQICKKENEEADILSKLVRNSSDLDCSVYFEELHKPSIESEEVMEIENNHNWMTPFINYLEKGEVPEDKGKAQRLKAKLAKASPRTSTGETPFKLVYGTEAMISIEVGSPSHRAINFEEEANKEGLRKNMELIDEVRDQAVERMEKYKEKTREHFSKEARVKNFQVGDLVLRDNEASDPINTGKLMPKWEGPYKIKEVLRLGTYKLLNMDGSEVPNTWHGLRLRKFYQ from the exons ATGAACCCGAAGGACATTCCTAATAcagcattcataactcacagagtAGTCTACGCTTATGTGATGCTACCCTTCGGACTTACAAGCGCGggatccacttaccaaagagcaatgaacaagatattcaagtcccagatTGGGAGGAACTTGGAGTGCTATGTCGATGACACAATTTCAAAATCAACAACCATACCAGGGCATATGGAAGATCTGAAGGAATGTGTTGAAAACCTAAGGAAGAACCAACTCAAGCTGAATCTGGAGAAATGCACCTTCGGAGTAGGATCAG gaaCAACCAACAAGAAAGAGGTGAACTGGAGTCCGGAGTGCCAAAAGGCATTCGAGGAAATCAAGTCCTACCTCTctcagccaccagtcctaacCAAAGCACAACCAGGAGAGCCTCTCCACTTGTACTTGTCAGCAGGAGCACAAGCCGTAGGAGCTGCCCTAATCAGGTATGAAAATGGAAAACAACAACCAGTTTACTATGTAAGCCAAGTACTCAAAGATGCAGAAACAAGATACCCAAGATTGGAGAAGTTTGCCTTTGCCTTAGTCAAAACTTCAAGAAAACTCAGGCACTACTTCCAAGGAAGAGAGATCAAAGTGATGACAAATCAGCCCTTAAAAAAAATAATTCACAAGCCGGATGTCTCGGGAAGACTTGTCAATTGGGCAGTAGAGTTGAGCCAGTTCAATTTGAGCTTCATTCCCAGAACTACCATCAAAGCTCAAGCActtgcagatttcataatcgaatgcaacttTCCAGAAGAAGAGCCAGAACCAATGGACATGGATCAGGAGTCAGAAAAGGATACAAGTCCGGGAGCCTGGACCTTGAAagtagatggttcttcaacaagcgAGAGGTCGGGAGCCGGACTCATACTCAAAAGTCctgaaggattcacaattcaaacAGCTATATGTGTCGGCTTCCCTACAACAAATAACCAAGCAGAATATGAGGCGTTGATCGTAGGACTAAAGCTCTCCAGGACTCTAAGGGTCCAGGACTTAAAAATCTACAGTGACTCAcagatagtggtcaagcaaacaaatggAGAATATATAGCAAAATACACTATCTTGGCTAAGTACCAAACACTGGTTCAAAGCTACTTAGCCTCAATTCCAAAACATCAAGTCCTTCAGATATGtaaaaaagaaaatgaagaagcggaTATTCTATCCAAATTAGTCCGGAACTCATCAGATCTGGACTGCTCAGTTTACTTCGAAGAACTCCACAAACCATCTATTGAATCCGAAGAGGTCATGGAGATCGAAAACAACCATAACTGGATGACTCCCTTCATCAACTACTTGGAGAAAGGAGAGGTcccagaagataaaggaaaagctCAAAGACTGAAAGCAAAATTAGccaa GGCAAGCCCCAGGACAAGCACCggagaaactccattcaaactagTATATGGAACAGAAGCGATGATTTCTATTGAGGTGGGATCTCCTTCTcacagagcaataaactttgaaGAAGAAGCAAACAAAGAAGGACTCAGAAAAAACATGGAGCTAATTGATGAGGTCCGGGACCAAGCTGTAGAAAGGATGGAAAAATACAAGGAGAAAACAAGAGAGCACTTCAGTAAGGAGGctagagtcaaaaacttccaagttggagaTTTAGTACTTCGAGATAATGAAGCATCAGATCCGATAAACACTGGAAAgctaatgcccaaatgggaaggaccatacaagatcaaaGAAGTACTGAGGCTAGGAACCTACAAGCTCCTGAACATGGATGGCTCAGAAGTCCCAAATACTTGGCATGGActaaggctaagaaaattctaccagtaa